The genomic region gtattatgtagttttggtctccatatccaAGGAAGGATATACAGTATGTGCCATAAATGGACTTCAATGGGGCATCACCAGAATAGCCTCTGGTGgtaggattgtcttatgaggagagattgaggaaagTGGGTCTGTAATCTCCAAAGAGTAGAGGAGATTGAAAGGGGACATAATCATTGAGTTGTACAGCAAATTTCAAAAAATGAGAACTGACCACATCAAAACTTATAGGCAGTGAGCTCTATTTTCTCACCACCTTCAgtgaatattttgcttttaaacaACCTGTGCCTTGCCTtagcttaaatctatgcccccagtCACTGATGCCTCCACGAAGGGGTAACATTCCTTTCTATCAACCCTATGGCCCTCATAACTTCATACATTTCAAACACATTgaacttgagaggatgcagaaaagttcacaaggatgttgtcagggttagaggTTTTGAgcttatagggaaaggttgaatagactggggctattttccctagagagtgttggaggctgaagggtgaccttagagaagtttataaaatcacgagggtcaCGGATAGGATGattagtcaaggtctttttcccagggtagcagAGTGCAAaaccataggtttaaggtaagagggaaaagatatataagggacctaaggggcaacttttttctgCAGAGGGGTAGTGCATATGTGGAATAATCTGCCAGATcagtggtggagatgggtacaattagaatctttaaaaggcatctggatgggtatacagataagagaggtttagagggatatgggccgactgctggcaaatgggacttgattaactttggatatctggtcatcatggacgagttggaccgaaaggtctgtttccttgctgtacaactCAATGATTATGTCCCCTTTCAATCTCCTCTACTCTTTGGagaacaaccccagtctgtccaatctctctccatcactgactctctccagcccaggcaacatcttggggaatcacctctgcaccctctctattgCAATCGCTTCCAAGAGAATAGCATACagtttaaaatacaaaaaaaggcACTTCCAAAGTGAAAGGCGCTACAGAAATGTAACTACGTCCTGTTCCCATCCTCACCTTTCCTTTTCCTTCTTCTCCCGCTCCAGCTCCTTAGCGCGGAGATCGCTTAACATCTGTTGTAGGCTGGGCTCCCACTCGGCCTGGTGCTGGGCCAGCTCCGCGGCCTCAGGCCACAGGGAAGTGGCCGGCACGCCGGACGCGCTACCCCAGCGGCCGTAGCGTTTGCGTTGGGCCCGGGCCCCCCGCTGCCACTCAGGGCTCTCGGAGTGCGGCAAGTAGAAGCCGTTCAGGTCCAGGCCCAAGCGTCGGGTGTTGTAAGATGCTCGGGCGGTGACAAGAGGCCCCGGAGGCCGCAGGGCAGCGACAGCCGCACCAAGCGAAAGGCCGCGCAAGATGggcgccgccatcttggatcttgGTCTTTGCCCTTGGAGGGCGCCTTCCCAAATGCCTgttgaaaagtttaaaaaaaacaaaaaaaatgttttgaagaaCACTCTTCTTGCTGTCCCAGAAGGCCATGCTCCACTCTGTTGCAGTTCACTGTGTTCGCTGCTCACAATTtggtctcctctatactggggagataAAACGTTGATTGGATGATCACTTTGCAGAACAGTCCCTAGTAATGACCTAGTTGCCTTCCTCATTAATACACCATCGTGTTCCATGGCCACAATGTGTGTGCTGGGTCTGGTGCAATGCTTAAGATAGAAAAAAAAGTAtcttattttccacttgggaactctgcagccttATGACTCCATATTTAATTCAAAAGTTTTAGGGCTTGAAAACTTCAATCCATGCCTTTCACTCAATCCCACATCGCAAGCCCTGTCATTGACACAGGTTGTATTCAGCACAGCAACAAATTTggttaggaattgaccgacaggtttagacagtacatttggatcggctcaggcttggagagccgaagggcctgttcctgggctgtaaattttctttgttctctttttcCCGCTAACTCACATTCATAACTGCAGTTACAGATGTAGCCAAGTTGCAcgggagattcaccaagatgctGCCTCGGCTGAAGTGACTCAGCTACAAAGGTAGACTGGATAAGCTGGGAGAATGACaaattctgcaggtctggcagcatctgtggagaga from Hemiscyllium ocellatum isolate sHemOce1 chromosome 45, sHemOce1.pat.X.cur, whole genome shotgun sequence harbors:
- the gadd45gip1 gene encoding large ribosomal subunit protein mL64, producing the protein MAAPILRGLSLGAAVAALRPPGPLVTARASYNTRRLGLDLNGFYLPHSESPEWQRGARAQRKRYGRWGSASGVPATSLWPEAAELAQHQAEWEPSLQQMLSDLRAKELEREKKEKERQKLIATNMAKMPKMVEDWRREKRELKIKQREEKARRERLLSEARERFGYSIDPRSPKFQEMVKELEKEEKKKRKLMKRRKKEETSGSEVAAAAGTS